ACCCCAGCCCCAGTCGTCGTCCATgtcgtcggcagcgccgtcCGGGCCGCTGGGTGTAGTATCCTCAGATGGCTTGGTATCCTTGGCGACATCGCCCCAGGCATCGTCCATGTCCCAGTCGTCGGCGGGTGCATCCTTTGGTGCATCGGTTGACGGCTGTTTCGGCTCATTATCTaagtcgtcgtcgccccaGCCCcagtcgtcgtcgtctgGCTCTGGAACAGGCTCGGCAGGTGtaggcgcaggcgccggtgccggtgcgggcgccggcgcaggcttAGCTGGCGTCTGCAGTGGTGTAGCGCCCAGCTTCTTAACGCCGCCCAGCGTCGgcttcttggccttgctCGGTGCAGGCACGGCCGGCTTCGGCGCAACGACCGGCGACTTGACCGGCTCAGGGAtcttgggcggcggcgcctgcttcGCCTCTTGCACTTTGGGCTTGGGCTCGGCCTTGAACGGGTTCTTCGGCGGGGGATTCGGGCCTTCGTCTGGCACCTGGCGTTCGACGTCAATCATGTCCCACGACTTGTCGTCCATTCGCAGAATCGCCGCACGGACAtggtcgagcacgccgcccagcaTATGCTGCGTACACAGCCCCCCAACATGCTCGACCCACGTCGGGAGGTCCGTCAGtggctcgagctgcgcccatcctgggcggcgcaccatcGATCCGCTGtccgtcgaggcgcgggCGTACCCATGGTCGACGAGTGCGTCGTGGACTTGaagagcgaggcgcgtaaCCTTTTCTGTAGCCTCCTTTGCCGCTTCCAGCGATGTTTTTGTAGTCGGTAGGCACTGGAGCAGGTACGCCttgagcgacgcgacgaGTTTCGGGACAAGCGAGTGGGATACCAAGACTtggagcgtcggcgcgagcagcgcgtcctgGATCGCCGGCCCGTCGTGTGCCGACGGCAAAaagagcgtctcgcgcagAAAGACCAGCACCTGCACGAGGGCCGGGATGGCCGCGCCCTGGAGCGGATCCTTGGATGGCGTATGCGagaggacgagctgcgtcaAGATATCGTCCGTGGTCGAGGACTGCGACGCGTGCCAGTCCGCTACATCGCCCAGCATTGGGCGCACGATCTTGCGTTCGAGCAGCGAGGCGATGCGTTCGGCGACGGCCTCACCCAAGTTCATGCCCTGAGCGTATTCCCACAAGTCCAAGAGGCTCGGGGTGTTGGCGCTTTCCGGATCCTCGTGCGGACTGTTTTGCACGGCCAGTGCAATAtcgccgctcgcgtcgagcacctggaCCGCGCGCTCCCAGTCCTTGTTGACCTGCGAGTGCATCTGGACAAGGAGACGCTGGCAGTGCTCCTTTAGGCGATGTATTGTCGCCGagtgcgcgagcgcttcgtcgcccggcacgtcgcgcagcacatTGTGCACAAAGTCGACCTCGATGCCGACCAGCAAGAGCGCCTCCTGTGCATGCGGGAGAAGCGTCGGCAGGCGTTCCCagtcgcgcgcatcgagggcCGTGtggacgtcggcgacgtgctgcaTTGCCTCGGACAGCTGCTTGGTCATGTTCGCCACAGCCGATGTGTGTGTGTACTGTGCCGTAGCCGATGCgtacgcacgcagcgcagcgaccatgtcctcgtcgaggtacTCTTCGAGGCCGGGGACGTTGTCGCTGGTCTTGGCCttcggcgccgcctcgagcggggccgcgagcgactcgatcCGTGCATTCAGCAGTTGCAGCACTGCATCTGCAGGTAGTGTCTtttgcgcctcgccgcccgcagcgagcggcgagccgaccgaggcgaGGAAGCGCTCCACGTCCTCCGTCCCCATCGTGGAGAGCGGCCGTGCATTCACGTGGCTTAGTCAGCATTTCCGGCgtgtcgacgacgacgatggcgGATCGAGTACAGAGCAGCGCGCACGGTAACCGTGGCGGACGTGGCGGAAACCGCGGCGGTCgtggcggcggtcgcggcgggCATAACAATCGTGGCGGTGCCCCCGCTCCTCAAGAGAAGCCCAAAAAGGAGGCCATTCTGAACCTCGGCAAGTACGTCGACCAGCAGATCCGCGTGAAGTTTGCGGGCGGGCGTGAGGTCGAGGGTATCCTCAAAGGATACGACCAGCTGATGAACCTCGTGATGGACGATGTGCAAGAAACGCTGCACGACCCCGAGACGGGCGACGTGAAGAGCAAGCGGACGCTCGGTCtggcggtgctgcgcggcccTGCGCTGACGCTGATTAGCCCCTCGGACGGAATGGAGATGATCGAAAAGTATGTCTATTTGCTAACGCAGCCCTTTTGCACAGCCTGAATAGATTAATATCCACTGCTAGCCATACGCTGCGTCGCGTACGAATCGGGGCGCATGGCAAAGTtgggcgcgctcgccgcgccgtaGGCATTGTCGTACATGCCCGAGGAGGCGCCCCACTGGCCCTGCGGCTGCGCGGGGGACTGGGCATAAGGCGTGTCCATGCCAGAGGAGACGTGCAGCGTTTCGAGCAtccggcggccgctcggcgtctttttgacgacgaggaggaggcggtGCAAAACACGCAGCGCATAGTTTGTGCAGATCCATACGCCGCCCAGCACGCCGGTCAGGCGCACGATGAACGCCACAAACGACATGCTGCGGCGGTGGATGGTCATGGTGAGCGGCTCGATGTCGTACTTGAAAAAGATGCCCGGGAACGCGGCAGGACCGTTGGGGTTGCGCTTGTAGTCCGAGACACTGTACTGGTTCGTGTGCACCTTGTGCGTCTTGGACTTGTGGTAAATGGTGGGGATCACCGAGAGGAAGTACTGGTACACGGCCATGGCTGGGTAAGCAAATATACGTACGATCTTCGGTGATTTCCGAGCTCGAGTCCAGCGGCTCGGCCATCGAGGGGAAGTGAGTGCCAAAGCTCAGCTCGGTCACGACGTGCGACATGTTGACGttccgcggcgccgctccaAACATGAACAAGGGCGACGGTGCAGAAATGTGCAAGTTGCCCGTGACCTTCTTGGCGAGGATGCTGCCGTAGATGCGGCACGCATTGTCGACCGTCAGCAGCGGCCACGTCGGATCAAAGCCCGAGTGCTTGTCGCGGgggccgagcggcgagtATTTCTTGTTCGTGCGCGAGACCTGGCCTTTTTGgccgggcgcgtcgagcgcattcAGACTGTTCATCTGCTTGCGTTTTCTGCGTCAGACGAGGGACGTACTGCTTCGCGCGCTTGACCTGCGATCGGAATACGGTGTTGTCCTTGGCGATCAGTGCATCGTCAAAGTGCACACTATCGCCactcgcgtcgcgcaggtccACCGAGAGTTCTGCGTCAGAAGCGTTACGTACGGTTGCACGGCGTAGCCACGGTAATATCAAGATTAATCTGGAGCAGCTTGCTGATGTGGCTGTCCACACTGAAGCCGACATCGTGCTCTCCGATAAAGTAGGACGAGGCCTCGGTCCAGATCATAATCAGCATCGCAACAGCGATCACAATCGTCGCGACACCGCCGCGTGTCGACCGCCGTACATACGAGGGTTGGGTCTGGGTCAGCAGGGAAAAAAAGACCTACTTTTGGAAAGGCATCAAACTGCCGGAGCTACCCATGAGTATAGAGACGTACCTTGGGCATCCGGTCCAGCGTGTCTAGGAGCGCATTGTCCGACATCGCGCCTACGATCGCCTCGCCTCGCTGCGATGGACGGGCTGATTATAAATAGAGCACTACGGGGGTCCATGTGGAGGCTACCGCCGATTGCGGctctcggcgccgggccCAGtaggccgccgcggcatgCCACCCTCTGCCTCGTCAATGTCGCCTtccgcctcggtgcggatgcgctcgatTTCGTCGAGGATCGGCTTGTATTCCATAAAGCGTTTTTCGGCGAGCTGGATTAGTCGTGATACGTACGTCGAAACCGTCGCGGCGAAGCTGCTTGCCCCGCGACGTGCCCTCGCTCTGGGTGTGGGCAAGCGAGGCCCAGTAGTGCTTGGTGCGCAGGTAGAACGTCTGTAGGACTTCGCCGGGCTGCGGCGTTGAAAGGACGTCTTCTTCCGTGCGGTTTGCGTCCTTGGCGACGCCCATAAAAGCGGTCGCTtcgcggcggagcgccgcctggcgctcgacgattgcctgcgcctcttcggGCGAAatgtcctcgagctcgagatcgGCGACCTCCATGAGTTCGTTGTCGTCCGACTCGACGGTCTCTTCGACGCcctcctgctcctcgggctcgggctcgggctcgtcgtcgtcgtcgtcgtcgtcgtcggagCTGGAGTCGGAGTCGGAGTCGGAgtcgtcttcgtcgtccgactcTTTCCACTCGAGCTTGTCGATCGGGCACTCTTTGAGGCAAACGACCTGGTTCATTTTCGAGAGGTCGATGGTATAAAAGTCGTCCAGGGTGTACTCGCGGTCGCCGCTCTCAAAGATCCCGCCATAGATATACAAGGTgttgcgctgcacggccaGCATCGCATTGTaccgctcgagcggcagcaTCGACCTAGGgtcgtcgtcttcgtcgaCGTCCATCGCGTCGTTTCTCTTCTTCTTTTGCTTGCGCAGATTAAGACTGATCCAGCGGCCATTGCCAGCGAGCTGGTAGCCGTACAAGGCGTTGTGAAAAACCGAGTCCATCGACTCTTCGTCCTGCTCCGTGTCCGTGACGCCGCCAAAGAGCACGCCAGTGCTCCGGTTCGCCCACAAGGCCATGGTGCAGCCCGAGCGGGGGGGGTTGGGGGCGTACCCAatcttgcggcgcttggaCCACTGGATCTTGGTcaggtcctcgtccatGTGCAGCATCCACGtatcctcgagcgccacaCCCTGCGTGCGTTGCCCCTTGACGTATTTCTTGCAGTAGCCGCCATACAGAACCAGGCCTtccggcgtcggcaggAACGAGAAtccgctgcgcgcgccgggccggcgcaggtcgtTTTGCTTGATTTCGTGCCACTTGTACTCGAGCGTATCAAAGACCCACAAATCCTGCAGGTACGACGTGCGGATGCCCGTGTCGACAAAGCCGCCAAAGAGCACGATAAAATGCTTCCACATCGCCATGCGGTGACCGCTGCGCCCGCACGGCCGTACCTTGGTCTCGACCTTTTCCCATGCACGCTCCGCAATCGAGTACACCCACAGGTCGCGGTAGTGGTGGAACGAGGTCTGCTTTGTCCCGGCAAACTCCCCGCCAAAGCACCACAGCTGGCCGCCGCTGGCCGGCGACCCGACCATTTGatgcgcgctgcgcggtcCAGGCTGCGTATGGCCTGCGTCAGCTAGAATACATACATGCATACGAGCGCCACTCGTTTTTTTCCGGAATGTAGCGAAATAGGTCCTGGTAGAACACGCACGAGTCGCCGTCAAAGTACTCGCCGCCGTACAGCCACAAATCGTTGCCAAGCGGGCATGGCGTGAGGCTGGGTAAGTCGTGCGACGTACGTAGCAttggcgcggcgtgtcggctcgacgccgaccttttcctcggccgcagcgTGCTGCTGTTCCCACTGCGTGCGGTACTGTTCCagaagcgcatcgaggtcgtcctcgtccatcTGGTCGATATCGCCCTTGCCCTTTCCTTTGCCCTTGGCCTGCTtcgtcgcccgccgctCCGCGAGCTTCTCCTGCTTCGCCTTCTTGGCGGCCTtcgccgcggccttgcCTGCACCCTTGGCTGCCTTGCCCATGCAAAAAAAACCTTCTCCACGGATCGGCGCACTTTTTCCTCCACTCTTCCGTCGCTTTTCGTCGAGAGGATGATTGGCGGCTCCCGCCCCTGGCGCCCGACATGTGCGACGGCAGGCACTCTGAAACGTATGGTGGCGCCTAGCGCCCCTATGCGTCCTGTCGTTCCGatgacgcgctcgcgcgcgccgttgCGCAGTGCGCACACGGCCGCGACCGAGCCGCTGAAACCCAAGATCGTGACGGCCTATGCCTTTGCGGCCAAGCCCCGGGAGCAGGACCAAAAAGACGAGGACGGCAAAGAGCACCCTCGCGAGCTCATCGGTAAGATTGACCCCGAgagcgagctcggcaagtggcgtgcgtcgctcctggaaggcggcgacgccggcgaAGACGCGCTGATGATTACCAAGACCCCCGACTGCGCTACGGTCATGATGGGCGTCGCGGACGGTGTCGGTGGCTGGACCGAGACCGGTGTGGACCCCTCGCACTTTTCCAACGCACTCCTTTACTATGCCACACTCTATGCCGAAAAGCAGGCGACGTTGCCGCCaccgagcgaggcgctcgcgcatgcTTTCCAAGAGGTGAGCAGCGACGCATCGATCCAAGCCGgcagctcgaccgcgtgtctgctgcgccttgATATGGTGCGCGGCAAGATCCAGAGCGCGAACCTGGGCGACTCGGGCTTTGTGCATCTCCGTCCGGACCCCGCGAGTCCCGACGGCCGTCTGGAGGTGGTGGCGCactcgccgccgcagctgTACGGATTCAACACGCCATACCAGCTTGCCAAGGTCCCTGCCGCGTTACGGCAGCCCGGCTCGCTGAGCAACAAGCCGGGCGACGCACAAGTCGCCGAAGAGGAGCTGAAGCAGGGCGACATGGTCCTGCTGATGACTGACGGCTTCTTGGATAATGTGCACTGCAAGCTCCCGCCAAAAGAGGCGCTGAcgcccgatgcgccgcagcgccccgagctcctgcagctgctcgatATGCTGCAGGACAAGCACCGTGAGCACTGGGCCACCCGCAAGCAGccctcgacgctcgccgaggaaaAACAAGACTTTACCAACATCGTCGCATCGACACTGATGCAGTACGCACGGCTCTGCCAGTCGACCGAAGAAAAGGTGTCGCCCttccagctcgaggcggcccGCTACGGCATTCATTACCCGGGAGGCAAAGTAGACGACATCGCGCTCGTGTGTGCGACCGTCGTGTAATGTACGCTAGTGATGCAATTCTACGCGCTGACCAGGCTGCCACTCTTGCACAGCCTTGGCAATGTTGGTCCAGTAGCGCAGCTGCACCGCGAGGTTCTTGATGCGGTCGGTGTCGAGCGGCGTAGCCTCAAACGCCCcatcgagctcgccaaggacgcGAGTGAGGTGCGCTTCGTTCTGCACACCGACCTCTTCGACCGTCGcgcggtcctcggcctcgctcAGCGCCTCTTGGAGCTCCAACACCTCCATCAGTAGCTCGgggtcctcgagcgaggcgcctTCCTCGACATCGCCGGCACCAGCAATTTCCAGCAGGTAGATCGCACGGTCGAGGGGGCGCACAAGCGTCTCGTACGCTTTGTTCACAATCGCGctctgctgcgcgccgatcTGCTGCTCCTTGTCGGGGCGCGCGACAAGGCGGTCGGGATGCGTCACCGCCATCTGCTTGCGCCACTGCGCTTTGAGCTCTTTCGGGTCAACCTTCCAGCCATTGCCGGGGACAGACGACCGGGGGACACCGAGGATCGAAAAGTAGTCCAcctcgctcggcaccggctGCAGGGCATGGCACGCGCCAcactgcagcgccgccgcatcgtTCGTCGCGCCACACGCCGCACACGCTTTGCTGGGAACGGTCGAGTAGGCCTTGTAGAGAGGAAGTGCGTATTGCCGAGGCACGGCCATCACCGAggggcgtgccgccgcacggcgcgccacgccgagcatTCGCAACATGGTGGTCCCTTGCTGCTGAATAAGCTCCTCCACGCTCATGCatggcgtcggcggcgctgtTTGACCCGACGCTCCATGCCGCGTACTACCAGCACCGGTGGGCGTCGCAGAAAGAGAACGCGGTGCTGGTGTGCGTCCGTGATGTGCTGAGACTCCGGCGCGCGTTTCCCGCGCTGTTCGAGGCAGGCGCAGTGCGGCTCTACCGGCACGCCCAGTGGCCGTGCGTCTATGCGACGGTCGTCGCGACGGTcgtggccgtgcgcgaggcagAGGGACAGACAGAGTATACGGGTACGTGCCTAGGCTTATGCAGTCGACGACGGGTCGGCCGCGATCGACGTGCagtgcgcgccgacgctaaaaaaggcggcgccggggaTCTATAGCTGCTATGTCCCGGCGGACGGGCaccacgacgcgccgagacTCGCGGTAGGCGACGTTGTGCGTGTGACGGGGCGCGTATTtgaccgccgcgaccggTCTCGGTCGATGGACGTGGagagcgtcgaggtcgtcgccgaTCCGACGCACGAGCCGGCTCAtatgctcgaggcgcttgcgcggaGCGACGGCATGTatcgccgtgcgcccgacATGCCCAAAGAGTGTGGCGTAATTGAAGAGCTCGACGGGGGGGCGGTGACTGAGGCAGGGAGGGCTGACATGCGCCCTGCACCGGCTGCCTCTTTTCGAGAAACGGGCGCACGATCGAAAGTGGGGGGCCTACCAAGCGCTCAGGGAAAAGACGCTATGGCGCCTCCTTTAGTACCCGCGCTGGCACGCCCTCGGCCCCCCCAGCCCCCCGCTCCGTCATCCACCCGGGCCATGGTCGAGTTCCTACAAGACTACCTCGCCGCCAAGACatccgccgcgctcggccctGGCCTGGTGCGTTCGCGGCACCTGATTCCCTCCTTTACCCTCCCCGGCCTGATAACCAGTGCGTCGGTAcagcgtgcagcgcatgcgcttgTGCAGCACAAGCTCCAAGGCCGTGCACTTCCCGAACACGCCCTGGCCGACAAAGAGCACCAGCTCCTGTCGCACtgcctcgaccagctcgtacgcaccggcgccctgctcgagcggcgcggcacaccTCGACGCTTCCAAGTCGTGTGccccgcgctgctcggcgcgtacATCTGTGCActgctcggcgtgtcgtCCGCTCCATTTTCCACACCCGAGAtgcaccgccgcctgcgccgcgccgacccCCGTTTGAAGGCGGTGCCCCTCGCCCACAtagacgccgcgctcgcgcacctcgccgcgcatggcgtcgtggccgccgacggcccTGTTTGGATACCTTTGTAGTCTCTATCGCTCTACAACGTTGCCAGCATCGCTGCGCCAAAATCGGACGCAAcggcctgcagctgctcgacttCCGGCgggtgcgccggcgtccaGTGCATCGTCGGCTCCGGCGCACTGGCGTGCGACGCAAtgagccgcgcgaggttgtgcaggacgacgagcatcTCGGAGCGGGCGACAGTCGTCATGAGATTCGGCGACGACGGGGGATACAAGGccggcacggcctcgatgagctcgtgcgtgcgctgcgtcgcctgctgcagcgcatggtGCTCGTTCGGGGAGAGCGTCCCCTTTTCCGACTTGGCCAAGAGCGGCGGGAGGATATGGGGCAGCGTCGCATAGTCGAGTAGCACGCGCCCAGCCGTGTTCCACCCTTCGATGGTAAAT
This is a stretch of genomic DNA from Malassezia japonica chromosome 3, complete sequence. It encodes these proteins:
- a CDS encoding uncharacterized protein (EggNog:ENOG503NUJ6; BUSCO:EOG092640BS; antiSMASH:Cluster_1; TransMembrane:2 (o27-44i301-323o); COG:U); its protein translation is MSDNALLDTLDRMPKTQPSYVRRSTRGGVATIVIAVAMLIMIWTEASSYFIGEHDVGFSVDSHISKLLQINLDITVATPCNQLSVDLRDASGDSVHFDDALIAKDNTVFRSQVKRAKQKRKQMNSLNALDAPGQKGQVSRTNKKYSPLGPRDKHSGFDPTWPLLTVDNACRIYGSILAKKVTGNLHISAPSPLFMFGAAPRNVNMSHVVTELSFGTHFPSMAEPLDSSSEITEDPMAVYQYFLSVIPTIYHKSKTHKVHTNQYSVSDYKRNPNGPAAFPGIFFKYDIEPLTMTIHRRSMSFVAFIVRLTGVLGGVWICTNYALRVLHRLLLVVKKTPSGRRMLETLHVSSGMDTPYAQSPAQPQGQWGASSGMYDNAYGAASAPNFAMRPDSYATQRMASSGY
- the lsm7 gene encoding U6 snRNP-associated protein Lsm7 (EggNog:ENOG503P56M; antiSMASH:Cluster_1; COG:A), which produces MADRVQSSAHGNRGGRGGNRGGRGGGRGGHNNRGGAPAPQEKPKKEAILNLGKYVDQQIRVKFAGGREVEGILKGYDQLMNLVMDDVQETLHDPETGDVKSKRTLGLAVLRGPALTLISPSDGMEMIENPFAQPE
- the PTC7 gene encoding protein-serine/threonine phosphatase (BUSCO:EOG09263I4U; antiSMASH:Cluster_1; EggNog:ENOG503NX30; COG:T), with the translated sequence MTRSRAPLRSAHTAATEPLKPKIVTAYAFAAKPREQDQKDEDGKEHPRELIGKIDPESELGKWRASLLEGGDAGEDALMITKTPDCATVMMGVADGVGGWTETGVDPSHFSNALLYYATLYAEKQATLPPPSEALAHAFQEVSSDASIQAGSSTACLLRLDMVRGKIQSANLGDSGFVHLRPDPASPDGRLEVVAHSPPQLYGFNTPYQLAKVPAALRQPGSLSNKPGDAQVAEEELKQGDMVLLMTDGFLDNVHCKLPPKEALTPDAPQRPELLQLLDMLQDKHREHWATRKQPSTLAEEKQDFTNIVASTLMQYARLCQSTEEKVSPFQLEAARYGIHYPGGKVDDIALVCATVV
- a CDS encoding uncharacterized protein (antiSMASH:Cluster_1; TransMembrane:1 (o303-321i)), with the translated sequence MASAALFDPTLHAAYYQHRWASQKENAVLVCVRDVLRLRRAFPALFEAGAVRLYRHAQWPCVYATVVATVVAVREAEGQTEYTVDDGSAAIDVQCAPTLKKAAPGIYSCYVPADGHHDAPRLAVGDVVRVTGRVFDRRDRSRSMDVESVEVVADPTHEPAHMLEALARSDGMYRRAPDMPKECGVIEELDGGAPPAPSSTRAMVEFLQDYLAAKTSAALGPGLVRSRHLIPSFTLPGLITSASVQRAAHALVQHKLQGRALPEHALADKEHQLLSHCLDQLVRTGALLERRGTPRRFQVVCPALLGAYICALLGVSSAPFSTPEMHRRLRRADPRLKAVPLAHIDAALAHLAAHGVVAADGPVWIPL
- the YTM1_1 gene encoding ribosome biogenesis protein ytm1 (COG:D; antiSMASH:Cluster_1; EggNog:ENOG503NZE8) translates to MGTEDVERFLASVGSPLAAGGEAQKTLPADAVLQLLNARIESLAAPLEAAPKAKTSDNVPGLEEYLDEDMVAALRAYASATAQYTHTSAVANMTKQLSEAMQHVADVHTALDARDWERLPTLLPHAQEALLLVGIEVDFVHNVLRDVPGDEALAHSATIHRLKEHCQRLLVQMHSQVNKDWERAVQVLDASGDIALAVQNSPHEDPESANTPSLLDLWEYAQGMNLGEAVAERIASLLERKIVRPMLGDVADWHASQSSTTDDILTQLVLSHTPSKDPLQGAAIPALVQVLVFLRETLFLPSAHDGPAIQDALLAPTLQVLVSHSLVPKLVASLKAYLLQCLPTTKTSLEAAKEATEKVTRLALQVHDALVDHGYARASTDSGSMVRRPGWAQLEPLTDLPTWVEHVGGLCTQHMLGGVLDHVRAAILRMDDKSWDMIDVERQVPDEGPNPPPKNPFKAEPKPKVQEAKQAPPPKIPEPVKSPVVAPKPAVPAPSKAKKPTLGGVKKLGATPLQTPAKPAPAPAPAPAPAPTPAEPVPEPDDDDWGWGDDDLDNEPKQPSTDAPKDAPADDWDMDDAWGDVAKDTKPSEDTTPSGPDGAADDMDDDWGWGSDGEVEKMLDEPAQPSEARSPPPPKPEDSSFDAWDMQEPDVESPETEHIPLPPEPTPAPVPSMKSVSIKISARCRAVAAHAEEQFGLLSHVSDPRLRHAVAQSLLECCQLYRAMMPAVHAASLQHVPLLSMLFANDCDYLADEMRTYADRAAHLPGPAVKSGPLSLDAALQHEAAALRNVGSQWRQAQLALQTAALHECLDQADGFARTDADARNATCERAIAQVSHILQHLVTVWRPVLSQDVLLHLLGELVQSVFVRVQASIEDLEDISEAESTRLAALCRTLLDAQTALFSQAAQVDTEAAGALAATSVTSWFKFSYLPELLTGSLVDIEFLLFDSGGALLDYTREEITALIRGLFADTPNRRRLLERIQRAPWASTQVGLS
- the JAC1 gene encoding molecular chaperone (EggNog:ENOG503P1Z9; BUSCO:EOG09264XM2; antiSMASH:Cluster_1; COG:O), giving the protein MLRMLGVARRAAARPSVMAVPRQYALPLYKAYSTVPSKACAACGATNDAAALQCGACHALQPVPSEVDYFSILGVPRSSVPGNGWKVDPKELKAQWRKQMAVTHPDRLVARPDKEQQIGAQQSAIVNKAYETLVRPLDRAIYLLEIAGAGDVEEGASLEDPELLMEVLELQEALSEAEDRATVEEVGVQNEAHLTRVLGELDGAFEATPLDTDRIKNLAVQLRYWTNIAKAVQEWQPGQRVELHH
- the KEL3 gene encoding Kelch repeat-containing protein 3 (EggNog:ENOG503NW5U; antiSMASH:Cluster_1; COG:S) — encoded protein: MGKAAKGAGKAAAKAAKKAKQEKLAERRATKQAKGKGKGKGDIDQMDEDDLDALLEQYRTQWEQQHAAAEEKVGVEPTRRANATLTPCPLGNDLWLYGGEYFDGDSCVFYQDLFRYIPEKNEWRSYACHTQPGPRSAHQMVGSPASGGQLWCFGGEFAGTKQTSFHHYRDLWVYSIAERAWEKVETKVRPCGRSGHRMAMWKHFIVLFGGFVDTGIRTSYLQDLWVFDTLEYKWHEIKQNDLRRPGARSGFSFLPTPEGLVLYGGYCKKYVKGQRTQGVALEDTWMLHMDEDLTKIQWSKRRKIGYAPNPPRSGCTMALWANRSTGVLFGGVTDTEQDEESMDSVFHNALYGYQLAGNGRWISLNLRKQKKKRNDAMDVDEDDDPRSMLPLERYNAMLAVQRNTLYIYGGIFESGDREYTLDDFYTIDLSKMNQVVCLKECPIDKLEWKESDDEDDSDSDSDSSSDDDDDDDDEPEPEPEEQEGVEETVESDDNELMEVADLELEDISPEEAQAIVERQAALRREATAFMGVAKDANRTEEDVLSTPQPGEVLQTFYLRTKHYWASLAHTQSEGTSRGKQLRRDGFDLAEKRFMEYKPILDEIERIRTEAEGDIDEAEGGMPRRPTGPGAESRNRR